One Falco peregrinus isolate bFalPer1 chromosome 6, bFalPer1.pri, whole genome shotgun sequence DNA segment encodes these proteins:
- the C6H12orf40 gene encoding uncharacterized protein C12orf40 homolog, whose product MKLLGVSSPKSSAVSLDLLNLYVVNQISNKKDNTENMRKPVHVDIAKDVKIPVRRHNIELPMSPLRTQHMSNLDDIQNRLQKQVLDSRRQHLSEKVKYQHNLSQVTELMYADSSMKHEDNITGAFSASPLPFTDFWSSNCTQLSEENFNTNLMGNTWEQTYEEKLQNQPGNSSDQDPWITIPPSQCIFRKSDTMPPELFKPLHRLDYMNSARKKPVIMTSNKLENSEGIKEPLFDVAKETAELKAPQDGNDCSFLALFEDESRPIHNNPSTNHFNPFVNQSSTDIFFIDPDDRNQMANRNYPYDTREVYPAINPKESPVDRHLKGIFTAPEQVLLKSNSASSASYKKTSGLHKTHMQDCFEGQHYFIPSEKKEKHANDTFAYQQMNLKKNMQNYSRKKSDNDFVAESAWRQNQLFAFEEFTAAQEKVCKFGVSSNLHKMEKDAESSLSSQSPSYSPRPTDTCFSSSPDTAEEEDTAKKNEYLNEQSLKIDDACLVSASAGMEPPKTCHPRTVPLQPSSILTREEANPLQEKDSSLCATEKENKIHTALSEGSPLHQALKREQVTRSTRCDASSQTESSVTEIGKVDVATQCGTTRVCSCGNSLPFACSPRQVPPPSATGTAGRHKMSVHEALQPVGTDSIAGIAAFSSEAEYLSLGGGRTLEVLNYIDTMKKRDKQ is encoded by the exons ATGAAGCTTCTGGGAGTATCATCTCCTAAAAGTTCAGCAGTCAGTTTAGATCTCCTCAATCTATATGTTGTTAATCAGATATCAAACAAAAAGGACAACACTG aGAACATGAGAAAGCCAGTCCACGTTGATATCGCTAAAGATGTGAAAATACCTGTTAGGAGGCACAACATAGAGCTTCCAATGTCACCACTACGTACACAACATATGTCAAACTTAGATGACATCCAGAACAG GTTACAAAAGCAAGTATTggacagcagaaggcagcatctctcagagaaagtaaaatatCAGCATAAT TTATCACAGGTAACAGAATTAATGTATGCTGACTCTAGTATGAAACATGAAGACAACATAACAGGAGCTTTTAGTGCCTCTCCATTGCCCTTTACTGATTTTTGGTCCTCTAACTGTACACAActctcagaagaaaatttcaaCACAAACTTAATGGGCAACACTTGGGAACAGACCTATGAAGAGAAGCTGCAAAACCAG CCAGGAAATAGTTCTGATCAAGACCCTTGGATTACAATACCTCCAAGCCAGTGCATTTTCAGGAAGTCTGATACAATGCCTCCGGAACTGTTTAAGCCATTGCATAG GCTAGACTATATGAATTCTGCCAGGAAAAAACCAGTGATAATGACCAGTAACAAACTGGAAAACAGTGAAGGAATAAAAGAACCATTGTTTGATGTTGCGAAAGAAACTGCAGAACTGAAAGCTCCCCAAGATGGAAATGATTGTTCCTTTCTGGCACTGTTTGAAGATGAAAGCCGACCAATACATAATAATCCTTCCACAAACCATTTTAATCCTTTTGTTAACCAAAGCagtactgatatttttttcattgatcCTGATGATAGAAATCAAATGGCCAACAGAAATTATCCTTATGATACTAGAGAAGTTTATCCTGCAATCAATCCAAAAGAAAGTCCTGTAGACAGACACCTTAAAGGCATTTTCACAGCTCCAGAACAGGTTTTACTTAAAAGTAACAGTGCCTCAAGTGCAAGCTACAAGAAAACCAGTGGACTTCATaaaacccacatgcaggacTGTTTTGAGGGACAGCACTACTTCATAccctctgaaaagaaagaaaaacatgcaaacG atacaTTTGCTTATCAGCAGATGAACTTAAAGAAGAACATGCAGAactattcaagaaaaaaaag TGACAATGATTTTGTGGCAGAATCAGCCTGGAGACAGAACCAGCTCTTTGCATTTGAAGAG ttcacaGCAGCACAAGAAAAAGTGTGTAAGTTTGGAGTGAGTTCAAATCTTCACAAGATGGAGAAGG ATGCGGAGTCATCACTCAGCAGCCAGTCTCCCAGTTACTCTCCAAGGCCAACAGACACCTGTTTCAGTTCTAGTCCTGACACG GCTGAAGAGGAAGACACAGCCAAAAAGAATGAATATCTGAATGAACAGTCCTTGAAGATAGATGATGCCTGCCTAGTCTCAGCCTCAGCAGGCATGGAGCCCCCCAAAACCTGTCACCCCAGAACAGTGCCTCTCCAGCCTAGCAGTATTTTGACTAGAGAAGAAGCAAACCCCCTTCAGGAGAAAGACTCTAGTTTATGtgccacagaaaaggaaaacaaaatccatacCGCCCTTTCTGAGGGCAGCCCATTACACCAAGCTCTTAAAAGAGAGCAAGTCACCCGCAGTACCAGGTGTGATGCTTCATCGCAGACTGAGAGCTCTGTGACAGAAATAGGGAAAGTGGATGTTGCCACCCAGTGTGGCACCACGCGGGTGTGCAGCTGTGGGAACTCCCTCCCCTTTGCCTGCAGCCCAAGGCAGGTCCCTCCTCCCAGTgccacaggcactgctggaagGCACAAAATGTCAGTGCATGAGGCGCTGCAGCCTGTGGGCACAGACAGCATAGCAGGAATAGCGGCGTTTTCTTCTGAGGCTGAGTATCTGAGTTTGGGTGGCGGAAGGACTCTAGAGGTGCTGAACTATATTGATACAATGAAGAAGAGAGATAAGCAGTGA